In Oenanthe melanoleuca isolate GR-GAL-2019-014 chromosome 17, OMel1.0, whole genome shotgun sequence, one genomic interval encodes:
- the SURF6 gene encoding surfeit locus protein 6: MASLAAQDSYLQGLARRAGVQHGPEARKRKFVSKPGQPEDGGRQVKKQKKKKPRKQTEKKNAPSAKQVVPNASKATPGQKAAPQASKSSPQGGTQNRKESLAAGSKSELSSPSVSAISLLRQRLHEKIKKASGQDNAKELTPALLEKRQRRKYEKERKKCRRKELKMKAKMEKKETEEVPAEPENKKEESKAEIVFNRVEVHEENELNKIQKKKEKRKAVKGNITPLTGKNYKQLLSRLETRKNKLEDLKEKDEKKAQELETKIKWTNALYKAEGVKIRDDEERLKEALKRKEKRKAQRKRQWEQRTVRVVEKMQQRQDKRQKNIQKKKKERIEKKKARARKKGRVLPEDLKKAGLK; the protein is encoded by the exons ATGGCCAGCCTGGCCGCGCAGGACTCCTACCTGCAGGGCTTGGCCAGGAGGGCCGGCGTGCAGCACGGCCCGGAGGCGCGCAAGAGGAAGTTTG TGTCTAAGCCAGGCCAGCCCGAGGATGGTGGCAGACAGGtcaagaaacagaagaaaaagaagcccAGGAAGCAAACTGAGAAGAAGAATGCTCCTTCAGCCAAACAGGTTGTTCCTAATGCCAGTAAAGCCACTCCAGGACAGAAAGCAGCCCCTCAAGCCAGCAAATCATCTCCACAGGGTGGTACACAGAACAGAAAGGAGAGTTTGGCTGCAG GAAGTAAAAGTGAACTGAGTTCCCCTTCTGTTTCTGCAATCAGTCTGTTGCGCCAGAGACTCCACGAGAAGATTAAAAAGGCTTCTGGACAG GATAATGCCAAGGAGTTAACCCCTGCACTCCTGGAAAAGAGGCAGCGAAGGAAGtatgagaaagagagaaagaaatgccGGCGAAAGGAGTTGAAGATGAAGGcaaaaatggagaagaaagaaactGAGGAGGTACCAGCAgagccagaaaacaaaaaggaggaGAGCAAAGCTGAGATTGTCTTCAACAGGGTTGAAGTTCATGAAGAGAATGAGTTGAACAAGAtccagaagaagaaagagaaaaggaaagcagtgaAAGGCAATATCACTCCTCTGACGGGCAAGAACTACaaacagctgctgagcaggctgGAGACCAGGAAGAATAAACTGGAGGATCTCAAGGAGAAGGACGAGAAGAAAGCTCAGGAGCTGGAGACCAAGATAAAATGGACAAATGCTCTCTACAAGGCAGAGGGGGTGAAGATCCGTGACGACGAGGAGCGTCTGAAGGAGGCCCTGAAGCGCAAGGAGAAGCGGAAGGCCCAGCGCAAGCGGCAGTGGGAGCAGCGCACTGTCAGGGTGGTGGAGAAGATGCAGCAGCGGCAGGACAAGCGCCAGAAGAACAtccagaagaagaagaaggagaggaTAGAGAAGAAGAAAGCCAGAGCCCGGAAGAAGGGCCGAGTTCTGCCAGAGGACTTGAAAAAAGCTGGGTTAAAGTGA